AGAAGCAACTTTTGGCTTCTGTTAGTCACGAAAATTGTTAGGAAAATATGATTTAGAGTTGCTAAATCTCAAAGCTCTTGATAAGCTGAAACACCAATCATATAAGCCTTCTGGCGGTTTTTATGTCTTCACATCCTTGAAGATGCCGACGCGATATAGGAGTGTTTTTTAGTGAACGCAGCTGAACAGGCAACGAACCTTGAACTCGCCAGCAACATAGCTACGGTAGTTAATTTGTTCAAATTCGAGTTTCCTGATGCCAAATCCGATCTCAAACCCTGGAAGAATGATCCAGAAACTAGGGAGTTAGTCGATCCAGATTCTATAGATATTGGCTTTCACTTTCCTGGTATTAGCAAATCTTGGCGAAGTCGTAGCATTTTAATTCAAATCCGATTTTATCAAGATCCGATCAACAATTCCCGCCGTGCGATCGGCATAGAGGTAGCTGGATTCGATCATCGCGGTGAAGCGTGGCGACTTTCTACGGTAGAAAACTGGAATGTTGTCGGTGCATCTTCGCCTTCTGGTGAAATTGCGGATAAGCTCAAACAGATTTGCCGACAGATTTTAGAAGTTTTTAATAAACCAAGTGAATAAAAAACTCCACGCCACTTGCCGGATGGAGTTTTTGGGCATAGGGTATGGGGAAGAAGTTAGCAATGCCCAATGCCCCAAGCGACGTGTCAAGAAATAATGATAAATTCCTTGTAGAGACGGCGATTTATCGCGTCTTTGATTTATCGCGTCTCTAATTCATCGCGTCTCTCTAACTTATTTCTCAGCTAGAATCGCGTAAATTTCCCGTTTAACTTGCTCTAAAAGCTCACGCACCCGATTTATCCGCTCTATATTGCCACTACGAGCAACCTGCACCACAGCAGCAGCTAATTCTGTGGCGGCATTCCGCAACTCAATAAACTCTTGGGGCTTACCTGTAACGAAACCTTTGAAGGTATCCCAAGGAGAGTCTGAAGGTTCTTGCCGGGTACGTTCTGCTAATAATTGTCTACCCTCATCCGTAATCGTGTAAATCCGCTTACCGCCTTCCTGTGCGCTCTTGAGATAACCACCTTCCTCCAGTAATTGGAGTGTTGGATACACTGAGCCAGGACTGAGACGACGGAAACCACCATAACGAGTTTCCATTTCTTTAATCAGATCGTAACCATGACTAGGATGCTCGGATAACAATTCCAGCAGAATGAACTTGATGTCACCCCGACGAGTCCGGTGTTCATCTCCCCAACCACGACCAAACATTTCATGACCAAAGTGTTTCTCATGATGTCTGCCATGATGCTTGTCATGGCCAAACCAAGACCTGACAAGCAATGAGTCCTCTTCGCTAACTCCTGCCCATGCAGGTGCGCCAAAACGTGACCGAAAGTGTCTAAACATAAGTAAATCTCTAATCAACTTTCTCTAATATACGATATATCG
This Nostoc sp. C052 DNA region includes the following protein-coding sequences:
- a CDS encoding PadR family transcriptional regulator; this translates as MFRHFRSRFGAPAWAGVSEEDSLLVRSWFGHDKHHGRHHEKHFGHEMFGRGWGDEHRTRRGDIKFILLELLSEHPSHGYDLIKEMETRYGGFRRLSPGSVYPTLQLLEEGGYLKSAQEGGKRIYTITDEGRQLLAERTRQEPSDSPWDTFKGFVTGKPQEFIELRNAATELAAAVVQVARSGNIERINRVRELLEQVKREIYAILAEK